Genomic DNA from Nitratidesulfovibrio vulgaris str. Hildenborough:
ATCCTTGACCTCCTGCATGGTGACTGAGTCGTCGTCCAGTTCGCGGTGGAGTGATGTGGCCTCCGCGTCGGGAAGGCCGCAGAGCGTGATCAGATTGAAGAGGGACAGGTCGCGCCCCACGTTGAGGGCGAGACCGTGGTAGGTCGTCCAGCGGCGCACGGCGACGCCGATGGAGCAGATCTTGCGGTTGTCGATCCACACACCCGGGCGTCCCTCATGCCGTGAGGCCTCAAGGCCGAAGGTGTGAAGGGTTCGCAACACGACTTCTTCGAGGTCATGGAAGAAGCTGCGTAGTCCCCCCGGTCGTCTTTCGATGCGGAAGACCGGATAGGCAACCAGTTGCCCCGGAAAATGGCAGGTGATGTTGCCACCTCGCGACGACTGGGCGAGTTCGATGCCCCGTTCGGCGAGAAAGCCACGCCCCGCGTGCAGGTTCTCAATGCCGCCGTTGCGGCCCAGCGTGATGACGGGCGGGTGTTCGACGAGATAGAGGGTGTCTTCGCCCCCTGTCGAAACCTCGCCGAGGCGGGCCGTCTGCACGGCCTCCGCCTCGGCGTAGGAAAGTGAACCGAGATCAATCGTCAGCATGGCCTTCGCCGTTACCACCGTTGCCGCCCTCATCGTCGCGTTTCATGCGTCGGTGAGGAGCACCGGCAGGGCCTTCGCCCTTACGGTGGGGTCTGGGCTGATGCTGCGAGAAGCGAGGCCCGCCGTGCCTGTCGCCGCCGAAGCCCTCTTTACGGAACGGGGGCTTGCGGTCACCGAAGCCACCCTTGCCACCGTCCCGGTCGCGCTGGGGACCGTTGCCCCCCTCGTCGCGGGGCTTGCGCCCGAAGCCGGAACCAAGCGGGTCATGCCTGAACGGGGGCTTGCGCACACCTTCGGCATCACCCTCGCGCCTGAAGGCGGGCTTGCGGTCCCTGAACCCACCTTCGCCGCCGCGGTCACGGTCGTCACGGCCTTCACGGCGGAAGCCGCCCTGCGGCCTGTCGCCGAATTCGCGGGGCTTGCGTCCGAAGTCGTCACCGTCCCTGCGGAAGGCGGGCTTGCGGTCGAAACCTTCGCCGCCCTCGCGCCTGAAGGCGGGCTTGCGGTCCCTGAACCCACCTTCGCCGCCGCGGTCACGGTCGTCACGGCCCTCACGGCGGAAGCCGCCTTGCGGCCTGTCGCCGAATTCGCGGGGCTTGCGTCCGAAGTCGTCACCGTCCCTGCGGAAGGCGGGCTTACGGTCGAAACCTTCGCCGCCCTCGCGCCTGAAGGCGGGCTTGCGGTCCCTGAACC
This window encodes:
- the lipB gene encoding lipoyl(octanoyl) transferase LipB; the encoded protein is MLTIDLGSLSYAEAEAVQTARLGEVSTGGEDTLYLVEHPPVITLGRNGGIENLHAGRGFLAERGIELAQSSRGGNITCHFPGQLVAYPVFRIERRPGGLRSFFHDLEEVVLRTLHTFGLEASRHEGRPGVWIDNRKICSIGVAVRRWTTYHGLALNVGRDLSLFNLITLCGLPDAEATSLHRELDDDSVTMQEVKDVLTRQFLAIFTHPAVAAGEAAL